The window CTGAAGGAGCACGATTTGAAGCAGGCAGCGGAACTTTGCCAGACGGAGAACACGGCGCCCGCGTACATCGCCGAAATCGGCGTGCGTGCGGCGGCGGCGGGCGATGACTTGACGCTCGCGCTCGACACGGCGTACGCCGATATGGCGATGCGCCTGAGGGAAAGGCTCAACTACTTGTCGATGATCGTGACGATGGCGCCGCTCCTGGGGCTTCTCGGTACGATTTCGGGTATGATTGAGTCGTTCAGCATCTTCAGCGTGCGTGCGGGCGAGCCGCTTGCCATCACGGGCGGCATCGGCGAGGCGCTGATCGCGACGGCGACGGGGCTTTGCGTGGCGATTTTTTCGCTGATCGTGCATACGTACTTCGTGCAGAAGCTTGACGAGATGCTCGCCATGCTCGACAAGGCGGCCGCCGCTGTGCGGAACGCGCTGAAGAAGACGGGGGAGGATGGCCATGCGGCGTGATTTTCGTATTACGAAAGAACCGCTCGTCATGATCATCCCGATGATCGACATCATGCTCTTTTTGCTCGTGTTCTTCATGATCAGCACGATCTACATGGTGCAGACGAACACGGTGCAGGTCGCTCTGCCGCAGGCGGCTGCGGGCAAGATGGAGACGCGCCCGAACATCGTGCCGATCACGGTGACGGATAAGGGCGATGTGCTCTATGACAAGGACGAACTGCCGAATGAAGACCTTGCGGACAAGATGAAGGCTTCCTTGGCAAGCGACCCCGATACGGTATTCGTGCTGCGCGGCGACAAGAAGGCCGACTACGAAGCCGTCGTGCGCGTCTTGGACCTCCTCAAGCGTTCGGGCGCGAAGCACGTCTCCATCGCGACGGAGACAGCGGGGAGGCAGTGAGATGCGGTTCAAGAGCTACTGGCGCACGACGGTCGTCGCGGCGATCTTCCTGCACTTCTTCGTCTGGCTGGGACTGGCTCTCGCGCTGCCGTTGCTCGACTTCGAGGGCGATCCCTTGGCGGTGCAGGAGATGGAGGTCGTAGACCTTCCCGAGGAAGGCTCTTCGGGCGAAATGGAAGAGAAAAAGCCCGATCCGCCGAAGCCGGAACCGCCCGAACCGCCGAAGCCTGAGACGCCGCCTGTGGAGACGCCGCCCGAGGATGTCATTCCGACGGAGACGTCGCCGACGGAAGCCGCTGAGTTGGACGAGGCGGTGGCAGAGTTGCAGAAGCAGGAGGAAGCGGCGAAGAAGAACGGTGAGGACGGCAAGGCTCTGCCACCTGCACCGCCCTCACAGGCGGTTGGCGTGCTCATTACGGCGGGCAATACGCCCGACACGCGCGGCACGGACTTTCGCGGCACGGTCGGCATCCTCGTAAGCATCGACGCGCAGGGGCATATCACGGGCTATCGCTTTACGCAGACTTCGGGACGCCGCGTCGTCGATCAGCTCGTCTTGAATGCCATTCGCAACTTCAAATTCGAGCCGGCGCTCGATACGAATGGACAGCCGATGAAGACGATGCGCCTCCTGCGCTTCCCGTTCGACGGTTCGGGCAGTCATGCCTACGAGGATGATGAGAACAAGCGCATTCGCGTGAACAAGGAGATGTTCCTCCGAGAGCTTCATGCGAGGGGACAAGCGCCGTCGACGTAAGGGGGCGGCACATAAAAATCATATCGGAACTTCCAAAAAGAAGGTGAGAGTCTTGAAAAAAATCTTATTCCTTTGCATGGCACTCGTGCTTCTCGCCGTGCCGCGCGCAGATGCAGCACCGAAGTGGCAGGAGGTCGCTGATCGTATTGCTCAGATGGTCGACCAGGCCGTTTCTGTCTACGAGACGGGCGACTACGAGGGTGCACGCGACCTCGTCAATACATCTTACTACGGCATTTATGAAAAAGAGGGTTTGGAGAGCGTCATGCGCAGTTCTGTCTCCGCCAAGGAGACGAGCCTGACTGAGTATCAGTTCTACAAAGTCAAGAAGAGCATGAAAAACGGCGAGAGTGTAGACACGGTCAAACAGGAAGCCGAAAAGCTCAAGTCGATGGTCAACGACAACGTCAAGGCGCTCGAAAATGCGCACGGCAGTTCGGGCTGGGCGGCGTTTCTGCCCGCTTATCTGATCCTCCTTCGCGAGGGCTTGGAAGCGATCCTCGTGCTCGTCGCGATCATCGCCTATCTGAAGCGCGCGCAGGATGAGAAGCATCTCGGCACCGTCTACAACTTCTCGATTGCGGCGGTCGTCGCGAGTTTCATCTCGGCGTATCTGTTCAACACGTTATTGAACAACACGACGGGCGGCATGAGCCGCGAAGTGCTCGAAGGTGCGACCGCGCTCTTTGCTGTCGTCGTCCTGCTTTTGACTAGCGCATGGCTCGGCGGCAAGGCGAACAAGGACAACTGGAAGCAGTACATCGACGGACTCGTCAAGGAATCCATCACGCATGGCACGGCTAGGGCATTGGGCATGGCGGCATTCCTCGCCGTCTACCGCGAGGGCGCAGAGGTCATCCTCTTCTATCAAGCGCTCTTCAACAACGCGGCTGCCGACGTCACGATGATTTGGGCGGGCTTCGGCGCGGGCTGCGTGACGCTGGCCTTGATCTTCTACGGCATGCAGCATGGCATCTTGAAGATTCCCCTGCGTCCGTTCTTCCTCTTTACGAGCATCCTGATGT of the Selenomonas sputigena genome contains:
- a CDS encoding MotA/TolQ/ExbB proton channel family protein, yielding MENTWELFQKGGPVMYVLLVCSIVVAVIAIERFRFYRQAGRGASDFVAKLPSFLKEHDLKQAAELCQTENTAPAYIAEIGVRAAAAGDDLTLALDTAYADMAMRLRERLNYLSMIVTMAPLLGLLGTISGMIESFSIFSVRAGEPLAITGGIGEALIATATGLCVAIFSLIVHTYFVQKLDEMLAMLDKAAAAVRNALKKTGEDGHAA
- a CDS encoding ExbD/TolR family protein, giving the protein MRRDFRITKEPLVMIIPMIDIMLFLLVFFMISTIYMVQTNTVQVALPQAAAGKMETRPNIVPITVTDKGDVLYDKDELPNEDLADKMKASLASDPDTVFVLRGDKKADYEAVVRVLDLLKRSGAKHVSIATETAGRQ
- a CDS encoding energy transducer TonB, producing MRFKSYWRTTVVAAIFLHFFVWLGLALALPLLDFEGDPLAVQEMEVVDLPEEGSSGEMEEKKPDPPKPEPPEPPKPETPPVETPPEDVIPTETSPTEAAELDEAVAELQKQEEAAKKNGEDGKALPPAPPSQAVGVLITAGNTPDTRGTDFRGTVGILVSIDAQGHITGYRFTQTSGRRVVDQLVLNAIRNFKFEPALDTNGQPMKTMRLLRFPFDGSGSHAYEDDENKRIRVNKEMFLRELHARGQAPST
- a CDS encoding FTR1 family iron permease, with amino-acid sequence MKKILFLCMALVLLAVPRADAAPKWQEVADRIAQMVDQAVSVYETGDYEGARDLVNTSYYGIYEKEGLESVMRSSVSAKETSLTEYQFYKVKKSMKNGESVDTVKQEAEKLKSMVNDNVKALENAHGSSGWAAFLPAYLILLREGLEAILVLVAIIAYLKRAQDEKHLGTVYNFSIAAVVASFISAYLFNTLLNNTTGGMSREVLEGATALFAVVVLLLTSAWLGGKANKDNWKQYIDGLVKESITHGTARALGMAAFLAVYREGAEVILFYQALFNNAAADVTMIWAGFGAGCVTLALIFYGMQHGILKIPLRPFFLFTSILMFLLAVTFVGGGIEELQEGGVIGITRFEGWPTVDLLGIFPTAETLGAQLLVLLLGVGMVIYAKRRKPKAA